A window from Leptospira meyeri encodes these proteins:
- a CDS encoding sterol desaturase family protein, which produces MNSDAFMEYAFIVMVALIGIEIFVSYIKGKQYYRLNVLIADVSTGVIFALIGVVILLGALYVYDKIETNFSLSALGYHFFPLESPFQFSPSFSVNWQALGAWTFAVVFADFVYYWFHRHCHEINLFWATHVTHHSTQEMNLSVAFRGNGLQRIFEYIYFLSMALLGIPWEMFLLSHRILKVYQFVVHTRFVGKLGFLEEFMVTPSNHRVHHGVQKKYIDRNHGGIFIIWDRMFGSFEWETEEPIYGLTKPVNSFNPITVNLHVFKDMFFQILECKSFGDVFKTIFGPPGWKPSYLITSADEAQEPTKILKYDPKPPMGVMIYVALQAAVLMAVGLVIWKVAKINLEKDMVTLGILSVVIIFSLFSIDRTMEMKRWSRRTEVVRNVLFILAFVAALVYSNIPNIEIFAIPLIGLSFVSLVWIVIKRKTFFDLSNISNTWY; this is translated from the coding sequence ATGAATAGCGACGCCTTTATGGAATATGCCTTTATCGTCATGGTCGCACTGATAGGGATCGAAATCTTTGTTTCCTACATCAAAGGCAAACAATACTACCGGTTAAACGTTCTCATTGCTGATGTCAGCACAGGTGTGATCTTCGCATTGATTGGAGTGGTCATCCTCCTCGGTGCTCTCTATGTTTACGACAAAATAGAGACAAATTTTTCGCTCTCCGCCTTAGGTTATCATTTTTTTCCTTTGGAAAGTCCATTTCAATTCTCCCCTAGTTTTTCTGTGAACTGGCAAGCACTGGGAGCTTGGACTTTTGCCGTTGTTTTTGCAGATTTTGTTTATTACTGGTTTCATAGACATTGCCACGAAATCAATTTGTTTTGGGCCACTCATGTTACCCACCACTCCACACAAGAAATGAATTTGTCCGTTGCGTTTCGTGGAAATGGACTACAAAGAATATTCGAATATATTTATTTTCTATCAATGGCCCTTCTTGGAATTCCTTGGGAGATGTTTTTACTCAGCCATAGAATTCTAAAAGTGTATCAGTTTGTAGTTCACACTCGTTTTGTGGGCAAACTGGGATTTTTAGAAGAGTTTATGGTGACACCATCCAACCATAGGGTCCACCACGGGGTACAAAAAAAATACATCGACCGAAACCACGGCGGAATCTTTATCATTTGGGATCGGATGTTTGGATCGTTTGAATGGGAAACGGAAGAACCAATCTACGGATTGACAAAACCAGTTAACTCCTTCAACCCCATCACAGTCAACTTACACGTGTTCAAGGATATGTTTTTTCAAATTCTGGAATGCAAATCTTTTGGTGATGTTTTTAAAACAATCTTTGGACCCCCTGGTTGGAAACCAAGTTATCTAATCACGAGTGCAGACGAAGCCCAAGAACCCACAAAAATTCTAAAATATGATCCCAAACCTCCAATGGGCGTGATGATCTATGTAGCACTCCAAGCTGCCGTTCTTATGGCTGTGGGTCTTGTGATTTGGAAAGTTGCCAAAATCAATTTGGAGAAAGATATGGTAACACTTGGAATTTTATCCGTTGTCATCATCTTTAGTTTGTTTTCGATTGATCGAACTATGGAAATGAAACGATGGTCAAGAAGAACGGAAGTGGTACGAAACGTATTATTTATACTCGCTTTTGTTGCGGCTTTAGTTTACTCCAATATTCCTAATATTGAAATTTTTGCCATCCCACTCATAGGCCTTTCGTTTGTATCCCTTGTTTGGATTGTCATCAAACGAAAGACCTTCTTTGATCTCAGTAATATTTCTAATACTTGGTATTAG
- a CDS encoding LTA synthase family protein: MKKLFSKLPFYIRFHLLLASLGIVFLTIYRVAFFTMYSYRIHDKSTWILLKAFVKGARFDISVLCVLLGVSLLYSSLHFFNRNKIYRAVWRTLPVIFIILLLFLLIADLIYYENGNKHLGYEAFAYLGFEMLPLVGSAFSQNPFLFLLGILVISGIGFGIYKIQSKFPYSHVNLHYKWAGLQFLVVLALLVLGIRGGVQTSPLRTSDAIITKETIINDLVLNPGFTVITDLKMTKVDDRHYMKLAEASAIVQKEVNYPGASFVSEEYPLLRKTTINTTKPLPHIVVVVLEGWTGKFIDIIGTGKVDGKVVTPYFNQLIRQGMFFKNFFASGGRTTNGLMALMGGIPDRPGLTAVRTPQILNRFSGLGNIAKTIGYETLFVTGTDLSFNNKGSIMYHWGFDTLVGKTELEKNPEYKTGPWSYLDEASLDAMHKRLLNVKPEKPIVSVIHTGTTHYPYKVPEEKFRLFDSTTQDSEYLNVLHYADFALNEYMEKAKKAPYFKDTIFFFVSDHSHHRFLNYYEDRNVPLLIYAPGKIKPELREDITSQLDLIPTILGFMEREVYFSVMGRDLRKVKGSSAYFAYGNIFGWIEDDFLYYQSVSGGQGETKTIKQPFVDLGLCYKDINLCKKHGDKTKAFLNLGDELLKSNKLFPSESVLKEIKTNTKY; encoded by the coding sequence ATGAAAAAACTATTTTCTAAATTGCCGTTTTACATTCGGTTTCATTTACTCCTTGCGAGTCTTGGGATTGTATTTCTTACCATTTATCGTGTCGCTTTTTTTACCATGTATTCCTACAGGATTCATGATAAATCAACTTGGATTCTATTAAAGGCTTTCGTAAAAGGGGCTCGGTTTGATATTTCCGTCTTATGTGTGTTACTTGGTGTCAGTTTACTGTATTCAAGTTTGCATTTTTTTAATCGCAATAAAATATATAGGGCAGTTTGGCGAACCTTACCGGTAATTTTTATTATTCTGCTGCTATTTCTTCTCATTGCAGATCTGATTTATTATGAAAACGGAAACAAACATTTGGGATACGAGGCCTTTGCTTATCTTGGGTTTGAGATGTTGCCACTTGTTGGATCTGCTTTTTCCCAAAATCCTTTCCTATTTTTACTAGGAATTCTTGTGATTTCCGGCATTGGGTTCGGAATTTACAAAATCCAATCCAAGTTTCCCTATTCTCATGTAAACCTACATTACAAATGGGCAGGGCTTCAGTTTCTTGTGGTGCTTGCACTTCTTGTCCTTGGAATTCGTGGGGGAGTCCAAACGAGTCCCCTTCGCACAAGTGATGCCATCATTACCAAAGAAACCATCATCAACGATTTGGTTCTAAATCCTGGATTTACCGTCATCACGGACCTTAAGATGACCAAAGTCGATGACCGCCACTATATGAAGTTGGCAGAGGCAAGTGCCATTGTCCAAAAGGAAGTGAATTATCCTGGTGCTAGTTTCGTGAGCGAAGAATACCCTCTTCTCCGTAAAACAACCATTAATACGACAAAACCTTTGCCACATATTGTGGTGGTGGTTCTCGAAGGTTGGACTGGGAAGTTTATTGATATCATTGGAACGGGGAAAGTGGATGGAAAGGTTGTCACACCTTACTTCAACCAACTCATTCGCCAAGGAATGTTCTTTAAAAACTTTTTTGCAAGTGGGGGAAGGACCACAAACGGTCTTATGGCACTGATGGGCGGAATTCCAGACAGACCAGGCCTCACTGCCGTTCGCACTCCGCAAATCCTCAATCGTTTTTCAGGCCTTGGGAATATCGCAAAAACCATAGGGTATGAAACTTTATTTGTAACGGGAACCGATCTTAGTTTTAATAACAAAGGTAGTATCATGTACCATTGGGGGTTTGATACTCTGGTTGGTAAAACGGAGTTAGAAAAAAATCCAGAATACAAAACAGGGCCATGGAGTTATTTGGATGAAGCATCACTCGATGCCATGCACAAACGCCTTCTGAATGTAAAACCAGAAAAACCGATTGTCTCTGTAATCCATACAGGAACCACACATTATCCTTATAAGGTGCCGGAAGAAAAGTTTCGTTTGTTTGATTCCACTACACAAGACAGTGAATACTTAAATGTTTTGCATTATGCGGATTTTGCTTTGAACGAATATATGGAAAAAGCAAAAAAAGCTCCTTACTTTAAAGATACGATTTTCTTTTTTGTTTCTGATCATAGCCACCATCGGTTTCTAAACTACTACGAAGACAGAAATGTCCCCCTTCTAATTTATGCGCCGGGAAAAATCAAACCAGAACTTAGGGAAGATATCACTTCTCAACTTGATTTGATTCCTACAATCCTTGGGTTTATGGAAAGGGAAGTTTACTTTAGCGTGATGGGTCGTGATTTAAGAAAAGTAAAAGGTTCTTCTGCTTATTTTGCTTATGGGAATATCTTTGGATGGATTGAAGATGATTTTTTGTATTACCAATCAGTTTCTGGTGGGCAAGGAGAAACAAAAACCATCAAACAACCGTTTGTGGATTTGGGGCTTTGTTACAAGGATATCAATTTATGCAAAAAACATGGGGATAAAACAAAAGCATTTTTGAACTTAGGAGACGAACTCCTGAAGTCGAACAAATTGTTCCCTTCGGAGTCCGTTTTAAAAGAGATAAAAACTAATACCAAGTATTAG
- a CDS encoding PQQ-dependent sugar dehydrogenase, whose product MKIHIFVLFSFLSMTFSCDDLIRGVMKNYNKKYETDGQVLGSKPLFIGVDSGRKQVAISLQEVVKVKEPTDIQFPPGDSPFLFALEKAGNMILFHREKKTSRVLAKFPVITDSEEGLLGLTFHPKFPKQPKLYTNYVKSIGSKDVTIVSEWVVENPTDFDSMKLTNERVLLQVEQPYPNHNGGQLAFGPDGHLYIGFGDGGWRADPKNNGQNPNTLLGSILRISPIPDPNLKKTYSVPSDNPFVGKAGFAPETFAYGIRNPWRMSFSPDGRLLVADVGQDAYEEVDVILSGKNYGWNQTEGFHCFTDGCNTALYEPPFYEYGREEGQSITGGYVYMGSAIPELKGMYVFGDFIQGKIWAIPVPKPGENTKVTETIALGKWNILIPTFGRDNDGEIFVADYQSGTIYKMVKP is encoded by the coding sequence ATGAAAATCCATATCTTTGTTTTGTTTTCCTTTCTTTCCATGACTTTTTCTTGCGACGATTTGATTCGCGGTGTAATGAAAAATTACAATAAAAAGTATGAAACCGATGGCCAGGTGCTCGGATCCAAACCTCTTTTTATTGGTGTCGATTCCGGTCGCAAACAAGTTGCTATTTCCTTACAAGAAGTAGTGAAGGTAAAAGAGCCAACAGACATCCAGTTCCCACCGGGTGACAGTCCCTTTTTATTTGCTCTTGAAAAGGCAGGAAATATGATTCTTTTTCATAGGGAGAAAAAAACAAGCCGGGTGCTTGCGAAATTTCCTGTGATCACAGACAGCGAAGAGGGTTTACTTGGCCTCACCTTTCATCCTAAATTTCCCAAACAACCAAAGTTATACACAAACTATGTAAAGTCGATTGGCAGTAAAGATGTCACCATCGTTTCCGAATGGGTAGTAGAAAATCCAACTGATTTCGATAGCATGAAGCTTACAAACGAACGGGTGTTATTGCAAGTGGAGCAACCTTATCCTAACCACAATGGGGGGCAGTTGGCATTTGGCCCAGATGGACATTTGTACATTGGGTTTGGGGATGGAGGTTGGAGAGCTGACCCGAAAAACAACGGACAAAATCCCAATACTCTTCTTGGTTCTATTTTAAGAATTAGTCCCATACCAGATCCAAACTTAAAAAAAACGTATTCCGTCCCTTCCGATAATCCTTTTGTTGGAAAAGCGGGATTTGCTCCGGAAACGTTTGCTTATGGGATTCGAAATCCTTGGCGGATGAGTTTTTCGCCTGACGGACGTTTGCTTGTTGCTGATGTGGGACAAGATGCTTACGAAGAAGTGGATGTCATTTTATCCGGTAAAAACTATGGTTGGAACCAAACCGAAGGTTTTCATTGTTTTACTGACGGTTGTAATACGGCACTATACGAACCTCCTTTTTATGAATATGGCAGAGAAGAAGGTCAATCCATCACAGGTGGATATGTTTACATGGGATCTGCCATTCCTGAATTAAAAGGAATGTACGTATTTGGAGATTTTATCCAAGGTAAAATTTGGGCGATCCCAGTTCCAAAACCAGGAGAAAATACCAAGGTCACTGAAACGATCGCTCTTGGAAAATGGAACATACTCATTCCCACATTTGGACGGGACAATGATGGGGAAATTTTTGTGGCAGATTACCAATCAGGAACCATTTATAAAATGGTAAAACCATAA
- a CDS encoding transmembrane 220 family protein, translating into MKLFRILCIPVFLYFAYLQLNDPDPYLWFPIYAFVALIAFASLFYPVPKFVGWILIPIYLVLAGYYFAHSPYFGMEVEEVREFLGLLIACAAVALLVFKK; encoded by the coding sequence ATGAAACTCTTTCGAATCCTTTGTATTCCCGTTTTTCTCTACTTTGCTTATTTGCAATTGAACGATCCTGATCCTTACCTTTGGTTTCCCATTTATGCGTTTGTGGCGCTCATCGCCTTTGCCAGTTTGTTTTACCCCGTTCCCAAGTTTGTGGGATGGATTCTAATACCCATTTATCTTGTTTTAGCCGGATATTATTTTGCTCACAGCCCGTATTTTGGGATGGAAGTGGAAGAAGTGAGAGAATTTTTAGGATTACTGATTGCTTGTGCAGCGGTAGCACTTCTCGTTTTTAAGAAATAA
- the sufB gene encoding Fe-S cluster assembly protein SufB produces MESTADLDKAPFEFYKPDNFPKGLTRKVVESISHIKNEPSWLAEFRLKAFEVYEQKPMPTWGFIPQFHIDIDDYVHYVGSNQKKKKSWDEVDPEILRSFEKLGIPEHERKYLAGIETMNDSETIYANVKKELTDLGIIFCDIDTAIREYPELVREYLGTVVTIGDNKFSALNSAVFSGGSFAYIPKGVKTPMPLQAYFKVTAASSGQYERTLLIADEGAHLEYSEGCTSVQDKGTNFHTAVVELVAKKDSKIFYTTIQNWKKNMYNWTVKRGICEEAAHITWTDCNIGANTIKYPGIILQGDHSTGDVLSLAFAGSGQVQDTGARIIHVGKNTRSNILAKGVALDGGINSYRGLVKFEPSSKGSYSHIKCDGLMMDNRSQSHAYPYNDVSGEEGTLNYEATVSKIDDDQLFYLQSRGMSEDDAKLLIINGFCEGVTKHLDVEYSVEMTKLIKMILEDGKVIAEK; encoded by the coding sequence ATGGAATCAACTGCCGATCTAGACAAGGCACCTTTCGAATTTTATAAACCTGATAATTTTCCAAAGGGACTCACTCGTAAGGTTGTTGAATCGATTTCTCACATTAAAAATGAACCAAGTTGGCTCGCAGAATTTCGTTTGAAGGCTTTTGAAGTCTATGAACAGAAACCCATGCCAACTTGGGGATTCATTCCGCAATTTCATATCGATATTGATGACTATGTGCATTACGTAGGTTCCAACCAAAAAAAGAAAAAATCTTGGGACGAAGTAGATCCAGAAATCCTACGTAGTTTTGAAAAATTAGGAATTCCTGAACACGAAAGGAAATACCTTGCCGGAATCGAAACCATGAATGATTCCGAAACGATTTATGCGAATGTCAAAAAAGAACTCACTGATTTAGGAATTATTTTTTGTGACATTGACACTGCCATCCGTGAATACCCCGAACTTGTACGGGAATATTTAGGAACTGTAGTAACGATTGGTGATAATAAATTTTCTGCGCTGAACTCTGCTGTATTTAGCGGAGGATCATTTGCCTATATTCCGAAGGGAGTAAAAACTCCGATGCCTCTTCAGGCATATTTTAAAGTTACCGCAGCAAGTTCTGGACAATATGAACGCACACTTCTGATTGCAGATGAAGGTGCTCATTTGGAATACAGCGAAGGTTGTACTTCTGTCCAAGACAAAGGAACTAACTTTCATACTGCAGTGGTAGAGCTTGTTGCCAAAAAAGATTCTAAAATTTTTTATACCACCATCCAAAACTGGAAAAAGAATATGTACAATTGGACCGTGAAACGGGGGATCTGCGAAGAAGCAGCTCACATCACTTGGACAGATTGTAACATCGGTGCCAATACCATCAAATACCCAGGGATCATTTTACAAGGGGATCATTCGACAGGGGATGTTTTGTCTTTGGCCTTTGCTGGAAGTGGGCAAGTGCAAGATACGGGAGCTCGGATCATCCATGTCGGAAAAAACACTCGTTCTAATATCCTAGCCAAAGGTGTTGCCTTAGATGGAGGAATCAATTCCTACCGCGGTCTTGTGAAGTTTGAACCATCTAGCAAGGGTTCGTATAGCCATATCAAATGTGATGGACTGATGATGGACAACCGTTCTCAGTCACATGCATATCCTTACAATGATGTATCAGGAGAAGAGGGCACATTGAATTATGAAGCCACTGTCTCCAAAATTGATGACGACCAATTATTTTACCTCCAATCCCGAGGGATGTCTGAAGATGATGCGAAGTTACTCATCATCAATGGATTTTGTGAAGGGGTCACCAAACATTTAGATGTGGAGTATTCTGTTGAGATGACAAAACTTATCAAAATGATTTTAGAAGATGGAAAGGTGATTGCCGAAAAATAA
- a CDS encoding peroxiredoxin: MPQVTSHAPDFKATAVIGDSFKEIKLSDYKGKWVVLFFYPLDFTFVCPTEIIEYDAKLEDFKKIGAEVLGVSVDSEFSHLAWKKTARKEGGIGEIKYPLIADKTKEIAKSFGVLIESGPDAGVALRGTFIIDPTGVIRQATVNDLPVGRNIEEALRLIKAFQFVEKHGEVCPANWDEGKKTMKADPTGSKAYFASVN; this comes from the coding sequence ATGCCACAAGTGACATCACATGCCCCAGATTTTAAAGCAACTGCAGTGATCGGGGACAGTTTTAAAGAAATCAAATTGTCAGATTACAAAGGAAAATGGGTGGTTCTGTTTTTCTATCCGCTCGATTTTACATTTGTTTGTCCGACAGAAATTATTGAATACGATGCAAAACTCGAAGATTTTAAAAAGATCGGAGCTGAGGTTTTGGGAGTTTCTGTTGATAGCGAATTTTCACACTTAGCTTGGAAAAAAACTGCCAGAAAAGAAGGTGGTATTGGAGAGATCAAATACCCACTCATCGCTGACAAAACAAAAGAAATTGCAAAGTCTTTTGGAGTTCTCATCGAGTCTGGACCTGATGCAGGAGTTGCGTTACGCGGAACTTTTATCATCGATCCAACGGGAGTTATCCGCCAAGCAACTGTTAACGACCTACCAGTAGGACGTAACATTGAAGAAGCACTTCGTCTTATCAAAGCTTTCCAATTTGTGGAAAAACATGGTGAAGTTTGCCCTGCGAATTGGGACGAAGGAAAGAAAACGATGAAAGCTGATCCTACTGGATCCAAAGCTTACTTCGCTTCTGTGAATTAA
- a CDS encoding ATP-binding cassette domain-containing protein produces MSDHITIQNLTFQFESQSEPLFQNLNLHFRKGWTGIVGKNGSGKSTLAKILAGEILPDQGIVLGNQFVCSISQGTDLSEEDLGDFLYDDTKESGFWKSLLAITIQSVEDYEYLSFGEKRRILLAMALSKNSDVLILDEPTNHLDSQSNQIIRNAILFYQGIGILISHDRLLLDEVTTSCVFLEKNFFSHRPGNYSEGKKEMEREAEERIHNWEIAKTERKKLDAELKRRREEASLSHKRRSKKGLDLNDHDARHKKNLARVTGKDGQAGRLKNQIERRTEHSFEKEKEIWEKLPKKENLGIVWKVSRSKRNTLYSFDGKKLNLDYLSFSLSNHLKILPDSKIAITGTNGSGKSTLLRHLVQSIREKGISYLYLPQEFSKKELSIFHLEFQNLSDEKKAKVLSGIHRLGSDPKRFSESESISPGEGKKLYLALHLEESPEVLLLDEPTNHLDLKSLEALESSLATLGSALVVVSHDRRFVETLAKEEWRLENLSLVQKHLDRI; encoded by the coding sequence ATGTCCGATCATATTACCATTCAAAATTTAACATTTCAGTTCGAATCTCAGTCGGAACCTCTGTTCCAAAACTTAAACCTACACTTCAGAAAAGGTTGGACTGGTATCGTTGGAAAAAACGGAAGTGGGAAATCCACTCTAGCCAAAATTTTGGCCGGAGAGATTCTTCCCGACCAAGGCATTGTTTTGGGAAATCAGTTTGTTTGTTCTATCTCTCAAGGAACCGATCTTTCGGAGGAAGACTTGGGCGATTTTCTTTATGATGATACCAAAGAATCTGGGTTTTGGAAGAGCCTTCTTGCAATTACCATCCAATCGGTAGAAGATTATGAGTATCTTAGTTTTGGTGAAAAACGAAGGATTCTTTTGGCAATGGCTTTGTCAAAAAATTCGGATGTATTGATTTTAGATGAACCCACAAATCATCTCGATTCCCAAAGTAACCAAATCATTCGAAATGCCATTTTGTTTTACCAGGGAATTGGAATCCTCATTAGTCACGATAGGTTATTATTAGATGAAGTAACTACCTCTTGTGTATTTTTGGAAAAAAACTTCTTCTCCCATAGACCAGGAAATTACTCCGAAGGCAAAAAAGAAATGGAAAGAGAAGCAGAAGAACGGATTCACAATTGGGAAATTGCAAAAACGGAACGTAAAAAACTGGATGCCGAACTGAAAAGAAGAAGGGAAGAAGCAAGCCTCTCTCATAAGCGCAGATCAAAAAAAGGTTTAGATCTGAATGACCATGACGCAAGGCATAAAAAGAATCTCGCAAGGGTGACTGGTAAAGATGGCCAAGCAGGGCGATTGAAAAATCAAATCGAAAGAAGAACTGAACATTCATTTGAAAAAGAAAAAGAAATCTGGGAAAAACTTCCAAAAAAAGAAAATTTAGGGATCGTTTGGAAGGTCTCTCGTTCGAAGAGAAACACCTTATACTCGTTTGATGGCAAGAAACTTAATTTGGATTATTTGTCATTTTCTTTGTCGAATCATTTGAAAATTCTTCCGGATTCAAAGATTGCCATCACAGGGACAAATGGATCGGGTAAGTCCACACTCCTTCGGCATTTGGTCCAATCCATCCGAGAGAAAGGGATTTCTTATTTGTATCTTCCTCAAGAATTTTCAAAAAAAGAATTATCAATATTCCATTTGGAATTTCAAAATTTATCTGATGAGAAAAAGGCCAAAGTGCTTTCAGGCATACATAGGCTAGGAAGCGACCCCAAACGATTTTCTGAATCAGAATCGATCAGTCCAGGTGAAGGGAAAAAACTTTACCTCGCACTTCATTTGGAAGAAAGTCCGGAGGTACTTTTATTAGACGAACCAACCAACCATTTGGATCTCAAATCTTTGGAAGCATTAGAATCTTCTTTGGCCACACTTGGTTCTGCACTCGTTGTGGTAAGTCATGACCGTAGGTTTGTGGAAACATTGGCAAAGGAAGAATGGCGTTTGGAAAACCTGTCGCTCGTTCAAAAACATCTAGACAGAATCTAA
- a CDS encoding PaaI family thioesterase, whose translation MKSVAKKNLSFASSPDNADGLQLKITFDEDTKTAFGDYTCPEKYQGLPDQIHPGIISTILDEIMVKINEAMNFETTTGELTIRFLQPAKVNEPLHLRGWFVKKNKKIIENRAEIENEIGKIVARGKGKYIEAED comes from the coding sequence ATGAAATCCGTTGCGAAAAAAAATCTCAGCTTTGCCTCCTCACCGGACAATGCAGACGGGTTGCAGTTAAAGATCACATTCGACGAAGACACAAAAACTGCCTTCGGTGATTACACCTGCCCCGAAAAATACCAGGGTTTACCGGACCAAATCCATCCAGGTATTATTTCTACTATCTTAGACGAAATCATGGTCAAGATCAACGAAGCGATGAATTTCGAAACCACTACAGGTGAATTGACGATTCGATTCTTACAACCTGCAAAGGTAAACGAACCACTGCACTTACGTGGTTGGTTTGTGAAAAAGAATAAAAAAATCATAGAAAACCGTGCTGAAATAGAAAATGAGATCGGCAAAATAGTGGCCCGCGGAAAAGGTAAATATATCGAAGCTGAAGACTGA
- a CDS encoding N-acetylmuramoyl-L-alanine amidase, with protein sequence MTIVVSLSFRNLQKYLSILYFVFISFSLEAVPVFRIVVDPGHGGIAKDPKAQHGDKYDSVTQTYLETYKQGTEHGSVTERKVVLDLAKEVHRVLKLTETEAGWKEFEGYLKLFSKKSDFQRVILESKLTRESSFDDDPNSDDPNALYRLYDFPDQKTGVRRKGRLSKINELKPQLVLSLHLNPASKGQTGGMGAVLTPGYKTFSKLKNISAKKNSPNGFTNGPWSEWLIFQSGWSKLENAIADTWIYFHGYWPKKNGKDTDLTKFEGYRQNMVSWRYADDPNWEKQIGKPGPYATDHETFSETGKFWEREKGKKEEWRREGGREGFGGDNHFVTKELMRFVQYGLPVLLKEKDSPYPELGPIQKPYISTYSLPTYTNALCAFIEIGYVNRSRDVKYLTQNKKETAISLAVGIYSLFVGLEVKKIPSLPYNPKGKKVNWERYETYFDEVL encoded by the coding sequence ATGACCATCGTGGTCTCTTTGTCTTTTCGTAACTTACAAAAATATTTATCTATTCTCTATTTTGTATTTATTTCCTTTTCCTTGGAAGCTGTTCCTGTCTTTCGGATTGTGGTAGACCCTGGCCATGGAGGGATTGCCAAAGACCCCAAGGCACAACATGGAGATAAATACGATAGTGTCACCCAAACTTATTTAGAAACATACAAACAAGGAACCGAACACGGGAGTGTAACGGAAAGAAAGGTGGTTCTTGACTTGGCCAAAGAAGTCCACCGAGTTTTAAAATTGACAGAGACCGAAGCAGGTTGGAAGGAATTTGAAGGTTATCTCAAATTATTCTCTAAAAAATCAGATTTTCAACGAGTGATCTTGGAAAGTAAACTCACGCGTGAGTCTTCCTTTGATGATGACCCAAACTCTGATGATCCCAATGCTCTGTATCGATTGTATGATTTTCCGGATCAGAAAACAGGTGTCAGGCGAAAGGGTAGGCTTTCCAAAATCAATGAACTAAAACCCCAACTTGTTTTGTCCTTACATTTGAATCCTGCCAGTAAAGGACAAACGGGTGGAATGGGAGCTGTCCTCACTCCTGGCTACAAAACCTTCTCAAAGTTAAAAAACATTTCAGCGAAAAAGAACTCACCGAACGGATTTACAAATGGTCCTTGGTCGGAATGGTTAATATTTCAATCCGGTTGGTCAAAACTAGAAAATGCCATTGCTGACACTTGGATTTATTTTCATGGGTATTGGCCTAAAAAAAATGGCAAAGATACAGATCTGACAAAATTTGAAGGCTACCGCCAAAATATGGTTAGTTGGCGTTACGCAGATGATCCCAATTGGGAAAAACAAATCGGAAAACCGGGACCGTATGCCACAGATCATGAAACTTTTTCTGAAACGGGAAAGTTTTGGGAAAGGGAAAAAGGGAAAAAAGAAGAGTGGAGAAGGGAAGGTGGAAGAGAAGGGTTTGGTGGTGACAACCATTTTGTAACCAAAGAGCTCATGCGTTTTGTCCAGTATGGACTCCCTGTTTTATTGAAAGAAAAGGACTCTCCTTATCCAGAACTTGGTCCCATTCAAAAGCCGTACATTTCTACATATAGTCTTCCGACATACACCAATGCCCTTTGTGCCTTCATCGAAATTGGATATGTGAACCGAAGCCGTGATGTCAAATACCTAACCCAAAACAAAAAAGAGACTGCCATTTCTTTGGCTGTGGGCATATATTCTCTGTTTGTTGGTTTGGAAGTCAAAAAAATCCCTTCGCTTCCATACAATCCTAAAGGTAAAAAAGTAAACTGGGAACGATATGAGACCTATTTTGATGAAGTTTTATAA
- a CDS encoding O-methyltransferase produces MKPRPSIYIPELESYIDTSLVYKPNPVFAEMEFYAKEKNIPIVTAATGAVLSHLVSLINPRQVLELGTGLGYSTLWMAVGSPNSKFITVDRHKEQADLMDGYAQKMEILDQIHVKRVTDSVMDYLEREYAEWVGSDLFFVDCDKITYLDIFRILWKEAKPGSYFLFDNMLWHGRVLSPDPKKPSDLAVMALWNEVKSQVLGYTLYPVGDGLLFFQKDKK; encoded by the coding sequence ATGAAACCAAGACCCAGCATTTACATTCCCGAACTTGAATCTTATATTGATACGAGTTTGGTGTACAAACCAAATCCTGTTTTTGCAGAAATGGAATTTTATGCCAAAGAAAAAAATATCCCCATAGTCACGGCAGCCACTGGGGCTGTTTTATCCCATTTGGTTTCTCTCATTAACCCCAGACAAGTATTGGAGCTGGGAACCGGGCTTGGTTACTCTACTCTTTGGATGGCAGTGGGTTCTCCCAATTCAAAATTCATTACCGTGGATCGACACAAAGAACAAGCTGATTTGATGGATGGGTATGCCCAAAAAATGGAAATTTTAGATCAAATTCATGTTAAACGAGTGACTGATTCTGTGATGGATTATTTGGAAAGGGAATATGCAGAGTGGGTAGGATCAGATCTTTTTTTTGTGGATTGTGATAAAATTACCTACCTGGATATCTTTCGAATCCTATGGAAAGAAGCAAAACCAGGGTCTTATTTTTTATTCGATAATATGTTATGGCATGGAAGAGTCCTTTCTCCCGATCCAAAGAAACCTTCTGATTTAGCCGTGATGGCTCTTTGGAATGAGGTGAAATCCCAAGTTTTAGGTTATACTTTGTATCCCGTTGGTGATGGATTACTCTTTTTTCAAAAGGATAAAAAATAG